One Triticum dicoccoides isolate Atlit2015 ecotype Zavitan chromosome 4B, WEW_v2.0, whole genome shotgun sequence genomic window carries:
- the LOC119292572 gene encoding uncharacterized protein LOC119292572: MASPGRRGSLDQHAAVLQQLSRGRTERHWRVGPGLLVARGGVAAPGKGGGGRGGSSYLVHIYDEGLVMKMLSDPEIVKAVHLYVSKEKADDHIAPPSKQIDVAPSNHPNESILLQDGGVSTEGAGQLTMQGPQRPPRRSKRLNMIQVTDQRDDEDGDCNNGEQFPQGHESQALIDEEGQVHNQDKEVRKRKRTSLPIVWNMPKGQRIVVKCNEDSQPIGDEGAILGKFLGTVARNGGFCPLNINDWRHVKKNSGEETILQCVQRQADPEKKRPHRSKVYLATHKKKDDADAKNKDRNKRLDRLENLITERPELAQNLNGRVAWEGDALQEVLGKEKIGQVHGMGLLPTPKKVYGRTPRYLKNINMTTTDGSLYEVEHDVWEVIAKMKEHIKKQDQIIKDMNNKEGYVNNGIEEENLQSNDNGISRSPVLLGKTKRIQCNGLVEARSSMQHDIPEDNNLSCSHEKVGDHDVNQLQIQQNSSSPQDLVIDSVLEVRETRNITGESVSKPNQQRTRTEHPHHSKRRRSSSIKHELVR; encoded by the exons ATGGCGTCCCCTGGACGGCGGGGGTCGCTGGACCAGCACGCAGCAGTGCTGCAGCAGCTCTCGCGCGGTCGTACGGAGAGACACTGGCGTGTTGGTCCTGGGCTCCTTgtggcgcgcggcggcgtcgccgcaccgggcaagggcggcggcggaagGGGCG GCAGCTCCTACTTAGTTCACATTTATGATGAAGGTCTTGTGATGAAAATGTTGTCCGACCCTGAGATTGTGAAAGCTGTCCATCTGTATGTGTCTAAGGAGAAGGCTGACGATCATATTGCTCCGCCTAGCAAGCAAATTGATGTTGCTCCATCTAACCATCCAAATGAGAGTATTCTCTTACAGGACGGTGGTGTCTCTACTGAAGGGGCAGGGCAACTTACTATGCAAGGGCCGCAAA GACCACCACGTAGGTCAAAAAGGTTGAATATGATTCAGGTTACAGACcaacgtgatgatgaagatggagacTGCAACAATGGTGAGCAATTCCCACAAGGTCATGAATCACAAGCATTGATCGATGAAGAGGGTCAAGTTCACAATCAAG ACAAGGAAGTACGCAAGCGCAAGAGAACAAGCTTGCCAATTGTCTGGAACATGCCAAAGGGACAGAGAATAGTTGTGAAATGCAATGAAGATAGCCAGCCTATAGGAGATGAAGGTGCAATCTTGGGGAAGTTTCTGGGCACGGTTGCTAGAAATGGAGGATTTTGCCCACTAAACATAAATGATTGGCGTCATGTCAAAAAGAATAGTGGTGAGGAAACAATATTGCAGTGCGTACAG AGGCAAGCTGATCCTGAAAAGAAACGACCACACAGATCAAAGGTTTATTtagcaactcacaagaagaaggacGATGCTGATGCTAAAAATAAAGATAGAAATAAGCGCCTG GATCGATTGGAGAATCTAATAACCGAACGACCAGAGTTGGCACAAAATTTGAATGGAAGAGTCGCATGGGAAGGTGATGCCTTGCAGGAAGTGTTAGGGAAAGAAAAGATTGGACAAGTGCATGGCATGGGTTTGCTTCCAACTCCTAAGAAAGTCTACGGTCGGACGCCACGGTATCTAAAGAACATCAATATGACTACAACTGATGGATCACTATATGAAGTTGAACATGATGTTTGGGAGGTAATAGCAAAGATGAAGGAGCATATAAAAAAGCAAGACCAGATTATTAAAGATATGAAtaacaaagaaggctatgtcaataaTGGCATAGAAGAG GAAAACCTCCAATCAAATGATAATGGTATTTCTCGGTCACCAGTACTGCTTGGTAAAACAAAG AGAATCCAGTGCAATGGACTCGTTGAGGCACGCTCGTCTATGCAACATGACATTCCTGAGGATAATAATTTATCATGTTCGCATGAAAAG GTTGGCGACCATGATGTCAACCAATTACAAATTCAACAAAATTCATCATCACCACAAGACCTTGTTATTGATTCTGTGCTAGAG GTGAGGGAAACGAGGAATATTACGGGTGAATCTGTTTCAAAACCGAACCAGCAAAGGACTAGAACTGAACACCCACACCACTCAAAAAGAAGGCGTTCTTCTTCCATCAAG CATGAGTTAGTGAGGTGA